From a single Bacteroidia bacterium genomic region:
- a CDS encoding DUF4440 domain-containing protein yields MKSPNFIPLFLFILSISSLTGYAQKSDDLNPADKQNITDLIGKYSQAREQSDTVLLKSILMPEVDQLVSSGEWRYGISGSMKGMMRSSAGNPGTRSLRIETIRFINPESAIVDARYEIQNPNGTARKMWSTFIVVYDKDTWKITAIRNMLPAGG; encoded by the coding sequence ATGAAAAGTCCGAATTTTATACCATTGTTTTTATTCATTTTGTCTATATCCTCCCTGACAGGATACGCCCAAAAATCTGACGATTTGAACCCGGCAGATAAGCAGAATATCACTGATTTAATCGGTAAATATTCTCAAGCCAGAGAACAGAGTGATACGGTATTGCTCAAAAGTATATTAATGCCTGAGGTGGATCAATTGGTTTCTTCCGGTGAATGGAGGTACGGGATAAGCGGATCCATGAAGGGTATGATGCGAAGTTCGGCAGGCAACCCGGGTACAAGGAGCCTCCGAATAGAAACCATACGGTTTATTAACCCTGAGAGCGCCATCGTAGATGCCCGTTATGAAATACAAAACCCGAATGGCACGGCAAGAAAGATGTGGAGTACTTTTATTGTTGTATATGATAAAGATACATGGAAGATCACAGCTATTCGGAATATGTTGCCTGCCGGGGGATGA
- a CDS encoding DUF5916 domain-containing protein, with translation MKSLLSLLLGFPILLFAQNAPGTALHIKKAKGEIVLDGVLDEPDWQQAQAADNWYLNYPVDTLPVEFQNAAKLTFNDEFLYVAFVCSDDSMPDMINSLRRDFDYDLNDNVGMVISPYNDRLNGFFFAITPKGVQMEGTVSSGGSNDGSWGVNWDNKWYSKVVRYPDKWVVEMAIPFKSFRYKSDISEWNIALTRQDRKHNQKSGWIHTPIQFTPGALAFSGQLVWDDPIPPAHTNISLIPYVAGGISDLPAVPGAKPEANINAGFDAKIGIGPSVNLDLTVNPDFSQVEVDQQVINLTRFEVQFPERRQFFLENSDLLDQMGFPSARPFFSRRIGLAPDTTGLFKKIPILYGARVSGSFNEKWRVSMLNMQTKEDLSIGLPGQNYTVASVQRNFWAQSNFTLSLVNKQSLGVADEDTARFFHQSIFQEIQTGGQIRRIKNTYNRVVSADLEMLSKNNKWYHSSFIGKSLDAIYDNHTLSGATFFSYSSRNLNAHIGNTFVQENFNAEAGFVPSENIYPGYFSYFSNVYYAMYPRQEAIVSMGPVFEANVAHIPDGTFTDRSYSLGYKFDFINTSQFEVNYSNVFQELTFEFNPIGQSQYTTFKVGERYQWSSVSAEFQSNTRRLFNFNLSSTYGGFYNGQNFNLSGQMNMRYQPYLNIALRFDYNDLRLPESYGQEKLFLIGPRIDLTLSRAVFLTTFFQYNSLLNNINLNARFQWRYSPASDFFIVYTENYLPQTFASKNRALVFKLTYWLNV, from the coding sequence ATGAAATCACTACTATCGCTACTACTGGGTTTTCCTATCCTCTTATTTGCCCAAAATGCCCCTGGCACTGCCCTTCATATCAAAAAGGCCAAAGGCGAAATTGTTCTGGATGGTGTGCTGGACGAGCCCGACTGGCAACAGGCTCAGGCTGCCGATAACTGGTATCTCAATTATCCTGTGGATACGCTTCCTGTAGAATTTCAAAATGCGGCAAAACTGACATTCAATGATGAGTTTCTGTATGTTGCATTTGTCTGCAGCGATGACAGCATGCCGGATATGATCAATTCTCTCCGAAGGGATTTTGACTATGACCTTAATGACAATGTAGGTATGGTAATTAGTCCCTACAATGACCGTCTGAATGGATTCTTTTTTGCCATTACACCCAAAGGGGTACAAATGGAGGGAACGGTTTCTTCGGGCGGTAGCAACGACGGGTCATGGGGAGTGAACTGGGATAATAAATGGTACTCAAAAGTGGTTCGGTATCCCGACAAATGGGTAGTTGAAATGGCAATTCCATTTAAGAGTTTCCGTTACAAAAGCGATATATCAGAGTGGAATATCGCCCTCACCCGCCAGGATAGAAAACACAATCAGAAATCCGGCTGGATTCATACGCCTATTCAGTTTACTCCGGGTGCCCTGGCTTTTTCCGGCCAGTTGGTCTGGGACGATCCGATTCCGCCCGCCCATACCAATATCTCGCTGATTCCCTATGTGGCCGGAGGAATTTCTGACCTTCCCGCAGTACCCGGTGCCAAACCCGAGGCGAATATTAATGCAGGTTTTGATGCGAAAATTGGCATTGGCCCTTCCGTGAATCTCGACCTGACTGTGAACCCCGATTTTTCGCAGGTGGAAGTAGATCAGCAGGTGATCAACCTGACCCGGTTTGAGGTGCAGTTTCCCGAGCGGAGGCAGTTTTTTCTGGAAAACAGCGACCTGCTCGATCAGATGGGATTCCCTTCTGCAAGGCCATTCTTTTCCCGGCGTATAGGGCTGGCTCCGGATACTACCGGCTTGTTTAAAAAAATCCCCATCCTGTATGGTGCGCGGGTGAGCGGCTCCTTCAATGAAAAATGGCGGGTAAGCATGCTCAATATGCAGACAAAAGAAGACCTGTCCATCGGACTGCCGGGACAAAACTACACCGTTGCCTCCGTCCAGCGCAATTTTTGGGCACAATCCAATTTTACCCTTTCACTGGTCAATAAACAAAGCCTGGGCGTTGCAGACGAAGATACCGCCAGATTTTTCCATCAGAGCATTTTCCAGGAAATTCAGACCGGTGGACAAATCCGCAGGATCAAAAACACCTACAACCGCGTAGTCAGTGCAGATCTGGAAATGCTGAGCAAAAACAACAAGTGGTATCACAGTTCCTTTATCGGCAAATCTTTGGACGCGATATATGACAATCACACGCTGTCTGGAGCGACATTTTTCAGCTATTCCAGCCGCAACCTGAATGCGCATATCGGCAATACATTTGTGCAGGAAAACTTTAATGCGGAGGCTGGTTTTGTGCCCAGCGAGAATATCTATCCGGGGTATTTTAGCTATTTCAGCAATGTGTATTATGCTATGTACCCGCGTCAGGAAGCGATCGTTTCGATGGGGCCTGTTTTCGAAGCCAATGTTGCCCATATTCCGGACGGGACATTTACGGACAGATCGTACTCACTGGGGTATAAATTTGATTTTATCAATACCTCGCAGTTTGAGGTAAACTACAGCAACGTGTTTCAGGAGCTCACCTTCGAGTTTAACCCGATCGGTCAATCGCAATACACAACTTTTAAGGTTGGCGAACGCTACCAGTGGTCCTCGGTATCGGCAGAATTTCAAAGCAATACCCGGCGGTTGTTTAACTTCAACCTCTCCTCTACCTACGGCGGTTTCTACAACGGGCAAAACTTCAATCTGAGCGGTCAGATGAATATGCGCTATCAGCCGTATCTAAACATTGCGCTGCGGTTTGATTACAATGACCTCAGGTTGCCGGAAAGTTATGGGCAGGAAAAACTATTCCTCATCGGCCCCCGGATTGACCTGACACTGAGCCGTGCGGTATTCCTGACCACATTTTTTCAGTACAACAGCCTGCTCAACAACATCAACCTCAATGCTCGTTTCCAATGGCGCTACAGCCCTGCTTCAGACTTTTTTATCGTTTATACAGAAAACTATCTGCCGCAGACATTTGCCAGCAAAAACCGGGCGCTGGTGTTTAAGCTGACGTACTGGCTGAATGTGTGA
- a CDS encoding bifunctional methionine sulfoxide reductase B/A protein, whose protein sequence is MKVLIAVAANILFLSACNNTHSNAQKTVSNEPSQFEAAKSESEWSQILSPDAFYIMVKKGTEPPFRNAYYDNHKKGIYVSAATGEPLFSSEDKFDSGTGWPSFTKPIKEGVVLWVKDNSHGMVRDEVVEQATGLHLGHVFNDGPAPTRLRYCINSAALKFVEEGTVLETAASANTDTAYFASGCFWCVEAVYESVRGVKEAISGYSGGHTKNPTYEDSNTGKTGHAEAVAVIYDPSVVSFASLVDVYFGSQDPTQVNGQGPDRGSQYRSIIFYKNDEEKKIIEEKKALLAKELNAKIAAEVMPFEKFWIAEAYHQNYERLHPESGYIQQVSIPRLNRFKKKFPELLKEGVH, encoded by the coding sequence ATGAAAGTACTGATCGCAGTCGCAGCCAACATCCTGTTTCTCTCTGCATGCAATAACACACATAGCAATGCACAGAAAACCGTTTCAAACGAGCCCTCGCAATTCGAGGCTGCAAAGTCAGAAAGTGAGTGGAGTCAGATATTGAGCCCCGATGCCTTTTATATTATGGTAAAAAAGGGAACAGAACCTCCCTTCCGGAATGCTTATTACGACAACCACAAAAAGGGCATCTATGTAAGCGCAGCAACCGGCGAACCGCTTTTCAGTTCTGAAGACAAATTTGACTCCGGCACCGGCTGGCCAAGTTTCACCAAACCCATCAAAGAAGGCGTAGTACTCTGGGTCAAAGACAACAGCCATGGAATGGTCAGAGATGAAGTTGTCGAACAGGCAACCGGCCTCCATCTGGGACATGTCTTCAATGATGGTCCTGCGCCTACCCGTCTTCGCTATTGTATCAACTCTGCTGCGTTGAAGTTTGTCGAAGAAGGAACTGTTCTGGAAACCGCTGCTTCAGCCAATACCGATACAGCCTATTTTGCCAGCGGATGTTTCTGGTGTGTGGAGGCGGTATATGAAAGTGTAAGAGGAGTTAAAGAAGCCATTTCTGGCTATTCCGGCGGCCATACAAAAAACCCTACCTACGAAGACAGCAATACCGGAAAAACCGGCCATGCAGAAGCTGTAGCAGTGATTTACGATCCTTCGGTAGTGAGTTTTGCCTCATTGGTAGATGTATATTTTGGTTCCCAGGATCCCACCCAGGTCAACGGGCAGGGCCCGGACCGCGGCTCTCAATACCGCTCCATTATCTTCTATAAAAATGACGAAGAGAAAAAAATTATAGAGGAAAAGAAAGCCCTGCTGGCTAAGGAACTGAATGCAAAAATCGCGGCGGAAGTTATGCCTTTTGAAAAATTCTGGATCGCGGAGGCTTATCATCAAAACTATGAAAGACTCCACCCCGAAAGCGGTTATATCCAGCAGGTTTCTATTCCCCGGCTCAACCGGTTCAAAAAGAAATTCCCGGAATTATTAAAAGAAGGTGTACATTAA
- a CDS encoding cyclase family protein gives MKNTFILPVIVLGIACTPVKNEPSTPFPQGKWIDLTHDFDENTVFWPTAESFKLDTVFAGMTEGGYYYSAFQFCLAEHGGTHLDAPVHFAEGHWAVNEIPLERGIGEAIVVDVSEGASGNPDYLISIADIEKWEKENGPMPEDAIVLFRTGYGKFWPDRVSYMGTDERGPEAVAKLHFPGIDPALATWLVNNRKIKAVGLDTPSVDYGQSTLFESHQILYKENILGFENVANLDLLPAKGTWIIALPMKIKAGSGGPLRIVALVPEKL, from the coding sequence ATGAAAAACACATTTATTCTCCCGGTAATTGTCTTGGGGATTGCCTGCACCCCTGTTAAGAATGAACCCAGTACGCCCTTCCCTCAGGGCAAATGGATAGATCTGACACATGATTTTGATGAAAATACGGTCTTCTGGCCCACGGCCGAATCCTTCAAGCTGGACACGGTATTTGCAGGAATGACCGAAGGCGGATATTATTATTCGGCTTTTCAGTTTTGCCTTGCCGAGCACGGCGGCACCCATCTGGATGCACCCGTTCACTTTGCAGAAGGTCATTGGGCGGTAAATGAAATCCCGCTTGAAAGGGGAATAGGTGAAGCGATTGTAGTGGATGTATCTGAAGGTGCCAGTGGCAATCCCGACTACCTGATTTCCATTGCAGACATTGAGAAGTGGGAAAAAGAAAATGGCCCCATGCCGGAGGACGCCATTGTATTGTTCCGGACGGGTTATGGAAAATTCTGGCCAGACAGGGTTTCTTATATGGGTACAGACGAACGTGGCCCGGAAGCAGTCGCCAAACTTCATTTTCCCGGTATAGACCCCGCGCTCGCTACCTGGCTGGTCAACAATCGTAAAATCAAAGCCGTGGGGCTTGATACGCCCAGTGTGGATTATGGCCAGTCTACCTTATTTGAAAGCCATCAGATTTTATACAAAGAGAATATACTGGGCTTTGAAAATGTGGCTAACCTTGATTTATTACCCGCAAAAGGAACCTGGATCATTGCCCTCCCCATGAAAATAAAAGCAGGAAGTGGCGGGCCTTTGCGAATTGTAGCATTGGTTCCGGAAAAATTGTAG
- a CDS encoding aldo/keto reductase — protein sequence MTNHTFTIGGDMPVNRMGFGAMRITGPGIWGPPADKAGALNVLKTCVNLGVNFIDTADAYGPEVSENLIAEALYPYPEGLVIATKGGLTRQGPNRWTPKADPEYIENALKGSLKRLKLERIDLYQLHRFDPKVPMAETLGKLRELQQAGLIRHLGLSEVNEKELNESVKHIDVVSVQNRYSLRYRNWESALKWCEKNNVAFIPWYPLDAGDLENKVLQTTAQKHKTTVYQIAIAWLLAHSPVMLPIPGTSSVSHLQENMAAAELILDEEDLRSLEGIG from the coding sequence ATGACCAATCATACATTTACTATCGGAGGCGATATGCCTGTCAACCGTATGGGTTTTGGTGCCATGCGCATCACCGGGCCAGGTATTTGGGGGCCTCCCGCCGACAAAGCTGGTGCACTCAATGTGCTCAAAACCTGTGTGAATCTGGGGGTAAACTTTATCGATACCGCCGACGCATATGGCCCCGAAGTTTCTGAAAATCTTATCGCCGAAGCATTGTACCCTTACCCGGAAGGGCTTGTGATCGCGACCAAAGGCGGGCTTACCCGTCAGGGCCCCAACCGCTGGACGCCAAAAGCCGATCCCGAATATATCGAAAATGCACTCAAAGGCAGCCTCAAACGGCTGAAGCTGGAACGCATAGACCTGTACCAGCTCCACCGGTTTGATCCGAAGGTGCCTATGGCAGAAACCCTCGGCAAACTCCGCGAACTTCAGCAGGCCGGACTGATCCGCCACCTGGGGCTGTCGGAGGTAAATGAAAAAGAGCTCAACGAATCTGTCAAACACATTGACGTCGTCAGTGTCCAGAATCGCTACTCCCTGCGTTACCGCAACTGGGAATCAGCGCTTAAGTGGTGTGAGAAAAATAATGTGGCATTTATTCCCTGGTACCCACTGGATGCGGGAGACCTCGAAAATAAAGTGTTACAAACAACCGCTCAAAAACATAAAACGACGGTTTACCAGATTGCCATTGCCTGGCTGCTGGCGCATTCCCCCGTCATGTTGCCGATTCCGGGTACCTCATCGGTTTCCCATTTGCAGGAAAATATGGCTGCGGCGGAACTCATCCTCGATGAGGAGGATTTGCGTAGCCTGGAGGGGATAGGGTAA
- a CDS encoding DUF2321 domain-containing protein, giving the protein MDSEHQYTIMLICLNGHISNDRLERLEDIHEEYCHICGSKTITACPHCNAPIRGIRKIPGVFSTRSLTVKAAEFCYQCGKPYPWHKTVAFLPDNSLDTPASTLRYIFSRFPILVRQLSTRYDGRETLAIKDEHDVQDFVQVLLTLFFDHVEPLENRAMHNYAGNQFDLFLKDQRIVLVIKMTGSMLKNEKLIGHIKSDFETYSQRADCDSMVYFVYDPENLLTNPLELKDQMEAIANGNLRLTVYIFSQSLW; this is encoded by the coding sequence ATGGACAGCGAACACCAGTATACGATTATGTTGATCTGTCTTAACGGGCACATCAGCAACGACAGACTCGAACGACTGGAAGATATCCACGAAGAATACTGCCACATTTGTGGCAGTAAAACCATTACTGCATGCCCTCATTGCAATGCCCCGATCCGGGGCATTCGCAAAATACCCGGCGTATTTTCTACGCGCTCACTTACGGTAAAAGCAGCAGAATTTTGTTATCAGTGCGGTAAACCTTATCCCTGGCATAAGACTGTGGCATTTTTGCCTGACAATTCTTTAGATACTCCGGCTTCAACGTTACGCTATATATTTTCCCGTTTTCCAATACTGGTACGTCAACTATCTACCCGTTATGACGGCAGGGAAACGCTGGCCATAAAGGATGAACATGATGTACAGGATTTTGTGCAGGTACTGCTTACGCTGTTTTTTGATCATGTAGAACCCCTGGAAAACCGGGCAATGCACAATTATGCCGGCAATCAATTCGATTTATTTCTCAAGGATCAGCGAATTGTGCTCGTTATTAAAATGACAGGGAGCATGCTTAAAAACGAAAAGCTGATAGGGCATATAAAATCTGACTTTGAAACCTATTCACAGCGCGCAGACTGCGATTCGATGGTATATTTTGTTTACGACCCCGAAAACCTGTTGACCAACCCTCTGGAATTAAAAGATCAGATGGAAGCCATTGCCAATGG